A portion of the Pseudoxanthomonas sp. JBR18 genome contains these proteins:
- a CDS encoding 5-formyltetrahydrofolate cyclo-ligase produces MSDSDALPELRRELRQRRRALPAAQRIAGAEALATRLLALPFLPTRGYVAGYWATDGEIGLHVFQLRLPPGLVYCLPVLHGEELRFAPWRAGDPLVTNRFGIPEPDVSPSSALEPTEMAMVVMPLVGFDDAGQRLGMGGGWYDRSFAFRRMSAAPPWLVGAAFQAQRCEALVARDWDVVPDAICTEAHTLTPGSR; encoded by the coding sequence ATGAGCGATAGCGACGCCCTGCCCGAACTGCGCCGTGAACTGCGTCAACGCCGCCGCGCACTGCCGGCCGCCCAACGCATCGCCGGTGCCGAAGCACTCGCCACGCGTCTGCTGGCCCTGCCCTTTTTGCCCACGCGCGGCTATGTGGCCGGCTACTGGGCCACCGACGGCGAAATCGGCCTGCACGTCTTCCAACTGCGCCTGCCACCCGGCCTGGTCTACTGCCTGCCGGTGCTGCATGGCGAGGAACTGCGTTTTGCTCCCTGGCGCGCGGGCGACCCGCTGGTGACCAACCGCTTCGGCATTCCCGAACCGGACGTGTCGCCGAGTTCGGCGCTCGAACCGACCGAGATGGCGATGGTGGTGATGCCGCTGGTCGGCTTCGATGACGCCGGCCAGCGGCTGGGCATGGGAGGCGGCTGGTACGATCGCAGCTTCGCGTTCCGGCGCATGAGCGCTGCGCCCCCCTGGCTGGTCGGCGCTGCATTCCAGGCCCAGCGCTGCGAGGCCCTGGTGGCCCGGGACTGGGATGTCGTGCCGGACGCGATCTGCACCGAAGCCCACACCCTGACCCCTGGAAGCCGATGA
- a CDS encoding TIGR02449 family protein, whose translation MDQPDSIEQLRALAARLQELADRCQRLSDENRSLRVQQEQLSSERAQLLAKNELARSRVEAMITRLRSLEQHT comes from the coding sequence ATGGACCAGCCCGACTCGATCGAACAGCTACGCGCTCTGGCTGCACGCCTGCAGGAGCTGGCCGATCGCTGCCAGCGCCTGTCCGACGAGAACCGCAGCCTGCGCGTGCAGCAGGAGCAGCTGTCCAGCGAGCGGGCGCAGCTGCTGGCCAAGAACGAGCTGGCGCGCTCGCGGGTCGAAGCCATGATCACCCGCCTGCGCTCGCTGGAGCAGCACACGTGA
- a CDS encoding cell division protein ZapA: MSSSEVVNVHILDREYTIGVEPGERGSLMAAAKLLDTRMREVRGAHKMAAADRVAVLAALNLAHELQQLRDQQAARESEFTRTLGDLHRRLDGWLEPR; the protein is encoded by the coding sequence GTGAGCAGCAGCGAAGTCGTCAATGTCCACATCCTGGACCGCGAATACACCATCGGCGTGGAGCCTGGCGAACGCGGCAGCCTGATGGCCGCCGCCAAGTTGCTGGACACCCGCATGCGCGAGGTCCGCGGCGCGCACAAGATGGCCGCTGCCGACCGTGTGGCGGTCCTGGCCGCGCTCAACCTGGCGCACGAGCTTCAGCAACTGCGCGACCAGCAGGCCGCGCGCGAAAGCGAGTTCACCCGCACGCTGGGCGACCTGCATCGTCGCCTGGATGGCTGGCTCGAGCCGCGTTGA